Proteins co-encoded in one Phragmitibacter flavus genomic window:
- a CDS encoding LysR family transcriptional regulator has translation MLINAPSPLEFRHLRTLAAIAETHSLSKAAARLHLSQPAVSHQVKALEELCGLALFERKSVPLRLTPGGQRLLQLAQLMESQMAEAERDLARIAGGNTGQLRIAVECHSCFDWLMPSMDAFRERWPEVEQDLVSGFHADPIGLLHEDRADLVIVSHAIKRARTVFHPLFRYEVSALLAKEHPLTAKPYLTPKDFSKETLVSYPIPDDRIDVMRDFLIPARIDPGKRRATELTVAILQLVASRRGIAAMPRWAVQPFLDREYVVARPLGKKGVESALYAATTEEMAEKAWMRDFLEIMRRGGFASLQGVRAFRGGKDRIDRNWADEALYFE, from the coding sequence ATGTTGATCAATGCCCCGTCACCGTTGGAGTTTCGTCATCTGCGCACGTTGGCGGCGATTGCGGAGACGCACAGTTTGTCGAAGGCGGCGGCGCGGTTGCATTTGTCGCAGCCGGCGGTGTCGCATCAGGTGAAGGCGTTGGAGGAGTTGTGTGGGCTGGCGTTGTTTGAGCGGAAGTCAGTGCCGTTGAGGCTGACGCCGGGGGGACAGCGGTTGTTGCAGCTTGCGCAGCTGATGGAGTCGCAGATGGCGGAGGCGGAGCGGGATCTGGCGCGGATTGCGGGGGGGAATACGGGGCAGTTGCGGATCGCAGTGGAGTGTCATTCCTGTTTTGACTGGCTGATGCCGTCGATGGATGCGTTTCGCGAGAGATGGCCGGAGGTGGAGCAGGATTTGGTGTCGGGTTTTCATGCGGACCCGATTGGGTTGTTGCACGAGGACCGGGCAGATCTGGTGATTGTGTCGCATGCGATCAAGCGGGCGCGGACGGTGTTTCATCCGTTGTTTCGTTATGAGGTTTCGGCGTTGCTGGCAAAGGAGCATCCATTGACGGCCAAGCCGTATTTGACGCCGAAGGATTTTTCGAAGGAGACGTTGGTGAGTTATCCGATTCCGGATGACCGGATTGATGTGATGCGGGATTTTTTGATTCCGGCGCGGATTGATCCGGGGAAACGGCGCGCGACGGAACTGACGGTGGCGATTTTGCAACTGGTGGCGAGTCGGCGTGGGATTGCGGCGATGCCGAGATGGGCGGTGCAGCCGTTTTTGGATCGCGAGTATGTGGTGGCTCGGCCGCTGGGCAAAAAAGGGGTGGAGAGTGCGCTTTATGCGGCAACGACGGAGGAAATGGCGGAGAAGGCGTGGATGCGGGATTTTCTGGAGATCATGCGGCGGGGGGGTTTTGCCTCATTGCAGGGGGTTCGGGCGTTTAGGGGAGGGAAAGACCGAATTGACAGGAACTGGGCTGACGAGGCGTTGTATTTTGAATGA
- a CDS encoding cryptochrome/photolyase family protein, translated as MKKYKTSLHWFRRDLRLVDNAGLWNAQQMSEQVVPVYVLSDWKKKHDWTGPNRQAFLCGNLQSLAKNLEAIGSRLVLRCGSAERELEKLLKETKAEALFVNRDPDPFGKEVEGKVKEVCERMGVAFHSFKDAVLHEADEVVKGDGSAYRVYTPYSKVWLGLAKPEPLPRVKSLGNAVGDNVKSEALPTLAHWGLEESGAELPEAGERAARERMKNFVGSRRLPEYAEKRNVPFGMHSSGLSPDLRYGLIGIRELYARCRKKAEEMSTGERKGVETYVKELGWREFYMAVLHFWPEVLETDFNPEFRNVRWDSDEALFEAWKAGMTGFPMVDAGMRQLLATGWMHNRLRMIVAMFLTKDLHCHWRLGESFFMQQLIDGEIASNNGGWQWSAGTGADAAPYFRIQNPWLQGKRFDPDGMYIKKWIPELKDVPVERLHEPAKLRLAKDYPLPIVDHHAERDKTLERFKQGKEKR; from the coding sequence ATGAAAAAATACAAGACGAGTTTGCATTGGTTTCGACGAGATTTGAGGTTGGTGGACAATGCGGGGTTGTGGAACGCGCAGCAGATGTCGGAACAGGTGGTGCCGGTGTATGTGTTGAGCGATTGGAAGAAGAAGCATGATTGGACGGGGCCGAACCGGCAGGCGTTTTTGTGCGGGAATTTGCAGTCGCTGGCGAAAAACTTGGAGGCGATTGGGTCGAGGTTGGTTTTGCGATGTGGTTCGGCAGAGAGGGAATTGGAAAAGTTGCTGAAGGAGACGAAGGCCGAGGCGCTGTTTGTGAATCGTGATCCTGATCCGTTTGGGAAGGAAGTAGAAGGAAAGGTGAAGGAGGTTTGTGAGAGGATGGGGGTGGCGTTTCACTCGTTTAAGGACGCGGTGCTGCATGAGGCGGATGAAGTGGTGAAGGGGGATGGGTCGGCGTATCGGGTTTACACGCCGTATTCAAAGGTGTGGTTGGGGTTGGCGAAGCCGGAACCGTTGCCAAGGGTGAAGAGCTTGGGGAATGCGGTGGGTGACAACGTGAAATCGGAGGCGTTGCCAACTTTGGCGCATTGGGGATTGGAGGAGAGCGGGGCGGAGTTGCCAGAGGCGGGGGAACGGGCGGCGCGCGAGCGGATGAAGAATTTTGTGGGGAGTCGGAGATTGCCGGAGTATGCAGAGAAACGAAATGTGCCTTTTGGGATGCATTCGTCGGGACTGAGCCCGGATTTGCGCTACGGATTGATTGGGATTCGGGAGTTGTATGCGCGGTGTCGTAAGAAGGCGGAGGAGATGTCGACGGGTGAGCGGAAGGGGGTGGAGACGTATGTGAAGGAGCTGGGTTGGAGGGAGTTTTACATGGCGGTGCTGCATTTTTGGCCGGAGGTGCTGGAGACGGATTTTAATCCGGAGTTCCGCAATGTGAGGTGGGATTCGGATGAGGCTTTGTTTGAAGCCTGGAAAGCGGGGATGACGGGGTTTCCGATGGTGGATGCGGGGATGCGGCAGTTGCTGGCGACGGGGTGGATGCACAATCGGTTAAGGATGATCGTGGCGATGTTTTTGACCAAGGACCTGCATTGTCACTGGCGACTTGGAGAGAGTTTTTTTATGCAGCAGCTGATTGACGGGGAGATTGCCAGCAACAATGGGGGATGGCAGTGGAGCGCGGGGACCGGGGCGGATGCGGCACCCTATTTTCGGATTCAGAATCCGTGGTTGCAGGGGAAACGGTTTGATCCGGATGGGATGTATATCAAAAAATGGATTCCGGAACTGAAGGACGTGCCGGTGGAGCGGTTGCATGAACCTGCGAAGTTGCGATTGGCGAAGGATTATCCGCTGCCGATTGTGGATCATCACGCGGAGCGCGACAAAACGCTGGAGCGGTTCAAGCAGGGCAAGGAGAAGAGGTGA
- a CDS encoding nitrilase-related carbon-nitrogen hydrolase: MAELTVDLMTCDVGAEAASPEAFADFLVSRTTDAWDGGADVVLFPEFSWLGLERFVEGGPGALQAVGKLFWEELWPGMSSKLTRSDKAVVLGTVPFVGTDGMLRNRAPVVVGDHVGYQDKLNLTPWESAFSPGEGVQLFSLGGVRFAVIICLDIEIPELSVALRGKGVDLILVPSATESVLGVERVGRCASARAVELGCYVGVSHLVGRAKSELVDENVGRLAWLTPSQVPFEKDERESGSAIFESGFEVNRVVVDGAKLARMRRRRAETNPSLLSVDLPRVMDENL, from the coding sequence ATGGCAGAACTGACGGTGGATTTGATGACGTGTGATGTGGGCGCTGAGGCGGCTTCGCCAGAGGCGTTTGCCGATTTCTTGGTGTCGCGAACGACGGATGCTTGGGATGGTGGGGCGGATGTGGTGTTGTTCCCGGAGTTTTCGTGGCTGGGTTTGGAACGGTTTGTGGAGGGTGGACCTGGGGCTTTGCAGGCGGTGGGGAAATTGTTTTGGGAGGAATTGTGGCCGGGGATGTCGTCGAAGTTGACGAGATCGGACAAGGCGGTGGTGCTGGGGACGGTGCCGTTTGTGGGAACGGATGGGATGTTGCGCAATCGGGCTCCGGTGGTGGTGGGCGATCATGTGGGGTATCAGGACAAGTTGAATCTGACGCCTTGGGAGTCGGCGTTTTCTCCTGGGGAGGGAGTGCAGTTGTTTTCGCTGGGCGGAGTGAGGTTTGCAGTGATCATCTGTTTGGACATTGAGATCCCGGAGCTGTCAGTGGCGCTGCGGGGGAAGGGGGTCGACTTAATTCTGGTTCCGAGTGCGACGGAGAGTGTGCTGGGGGTGGAGCGGGTGGGAAGATGTGCGAGTGCGCGGGCGGTGGAGCTCGGTTGTTATGTGGGGGTGAGCCATTTGGTCGGAAGGGCGAAGTCGGAGTTGGTGGATGAAAATGTGGGACGACTGGCGTGGTTGACGCCGTCGCAGGTTCCGTTTGAAAAGGACGAACGGGAGTCGGGTTCGGCGATTTTTGAGTCGGGATTTGAGGTGAACCGGGTGGTGGTGGACGGGGCGAAGCTGGCGCGGATGAGGAGGCGGCGCGCGGAGACGAATCCGTCGTTGTTGTCGGTGGACTTGCCGCGGGTGATGGACGAGAATTTGTGA
- a CDS encoding GNAT family N-acetyltransferase — MSDGSRFLELRGEELLPWLDGLGELRIAVFREYPYLYDGSLEYERDYLKVYARSEGSLVVLVTDEAGERVLGATTCLPLKDEGEEFQKPFLEKGYDVEKIGYFGESILLPELRGRGIGKEFFKRREAHAQRLGMKWTTFCAVDRAEDHPMRPKGYRPLNEFWRAQGYVQHPELQTTFVWKEMGEAEESPKMLTFWMKSWQN; from the coding sequence ATGAGTGACGGTTCGCGATTTCTTGAGCTCAGAGGTGAAGAGTTGTTGCCCTGGCTGGATGGGTTGGGGGAACTGCGAATAGCAGTATTTAGGGAGTATCCGTATTTGTATGATGGATCGCTGGAATATGAGCGTGATTATTTGAAGGTGTATGCGAGGTCGGAGGGGAGTTTGGTGGTGCTGGTGACGGATGAGGCGGGGGAGCGGGTGTTGGGGGCGACGACTTGTTTGCCTTTGAAGGATGAGGGCGAGGAGTTTCAGAAGCCGTTTTTGGAAAAGGGGTATGACGTAGAAAAGATCGGGTATTTTGGGGAGTCAATTTTATTGCCTGAGTTGCGTGGGCGGGGGATTGGGAAGGAGTTTTTCAAACGCAGGGAGGCGCATGCGCAGCGCTTGGGGATGAAGTGGACGACCTTTTGTGCGGTGGATCGGGCGGAGGATCATCCGATGAGACCGAAGGGGTATCGGCCCTTGAATGAATTTTGGAGGGCGCAGGGGTATGTGCAGCATCCAGAGTTGCAGACGACTTTTGTTTGGAAGGAGATGGGGGAGGCGGAGGAGTCGCCCAAAATGTTAACCTTTTGGATGAAATCATGGCAGAACTGA
- the mscL gene encoding large conductance mechanosensitive channel protein MscL: MKIIEEFKSFVMRGNVIDLAVGVIIGGAFGKIVASAVEDLVMPFVGIVANADFSSLYVPLTQAGREAVANGVTTLAEAKKVGPVFAYGNFLTIFLNFLIVAFCIFMLIKILNRLHRKKEAEPAAPSPPPDEVVLLREIRDLLKEK; encoded by the coding sequence ATGAAAATCATCGAAGAGTTCAAGTCGTTCGTTATGCGGGGCAATGTGATCGATCTCGCAGTCGGGGTGATCATTGGGGGAGCGTTCGGAAAGATTGTGGCATCGGCGGTGGAGGACTTGGTGATGCCGTTTGTGGGCATCGTGGCGAATGCGGATTTTAGCAGTTTGTATGTGCCGCTGACGCAGGCAGGCAGGGAGGCGGTGGCCAATGGGGTGACCACTCTCGCGGAAGCGAAGAAGGTGGGGCCGGTTTTTGCGTATGGCAATTTCCTCACCATTTTCCTCAACTTTTTGATCGTCGCATTTTGCATTTTTATGCTGATCAAAATTCTTAACAGGCTGCACAGGAAGAAAGAGGCGGAGCCAGCAGCTCCTTCGCCGCCGCCGGATGAGGTGGTGCTGTTGAGGGAGATTCGGGATTTGTTGAAGGAGAAGTAG
- a CDS encoding MotA/TolQ/ExbB proton channel family protein, with protein sequence MLDLISKGGALVFLLLGCLALAIAIFFERLSYFHRAELNIGEFLSGLASLIRRKNYAEALQECVATRVPAGRVLHAALLRHHAPREQLKEIVQEAGQLEVPRLERYLSVLHGIAHAAPLIGLLGTIAGLMNTFALLNKVGGFATPAQVSEGVYLSLVTSALGLAVAIPSYLFYAFLAAKSRHLMHDLERAGIEIVNILEDHREPAAMAEGGAQIVEFRNSEAQQRGRKA encoded by the coding sequence ATGCTTGATCTGATTTCCAAAGGAGGAGCCCTGGTGTTTTTGTTGCTGGGCTGTTTGGCGTTGGCCATCGCCATATTTTTTGAGCGTTTGTCGTATTTTCACCGGGCGGAGTTGAACATTGGGGAGTTTCTTTCGGGGCTGGCGAGTTTGATCCGTCGCAAAAACTATGCGGAGGCTTTGCAGGAGTGTGTGGCGACCCGGGTTCCTGCGGGTCGGGTTTTGCATGCGGCGCTTTTGAGGCATCATGCCCCGCGGGAGCAGTTGAAGGAGATTGTGCAGGAGGCGGGTCAGTTGGAGGTGCCGAGGCTGGAGCGTTATTTAAGTGTGTTGCACGGGATTGCGCATGCGGCCCCTCTGATTGGGTTGTTGGGGACGATTGCGGGGTTGATGAACACGTTCGCTTTGCTGAACAAGGTCGGAGGATTTGCAACACCGGCGCAGGTTTCTGAGGGGGTTTATCTGAGTTTGGTGACGTCGGCTTTGGGGCTGGCGGTGGCGATTCCGAGTTATCTTTTTTATGCGTTCCTGGCGGCGAAATCGCGGCATTTGATGCATGATTTGGAGCGCGCGGGAATTGAGATTGTGAACATCCTTGAGGATCATCGGGAGCCTGCGGCGATGGCGGAGGGCGGTGCGCAAATTGTGGAGTTTCGGAACAGCGAAGCTCAGCAGCGTGGCAGGAAGGCGTGA